CAATTGCGAAATCACTCAATTAATGTGGGATGAAATTCCCTTAAATCCAAAGGATCATCAGATTGAAAAAGAATGGTCAGAAAGAAAAAAGTCCAGCATGCGTAACGAAAAATGCGATGCTCATGATTCTGCAGCAAATATGATTTCTTTGTATATGGCCATGAAGTACGCCAATGCCCGCAGCATTCGAGAAGGACTAAAACCGTATTATAAATTTTCTGCGACAAAGTATAGAAATATAAAAATAATTGAACCTGAATCAGGTGAATATGACGATTCAATAATCAATCCGCGATATCAATATGTTGCAATTCACTATCGTGACTATACTAAACAACGCAAAGGACCAAGGCATCAATATGTCATTATGTCTTATGATTTTTCCAATCATAAAGAAAAAGCAATTCTTGTTAGCATAGATTCAACTTCTGATGGTTATCGGCTTCCATATTATGACGAATGGATGATGCTTGCTCGTGGTGGAGAAAAAAAGGCCATGACGCCTTGGTGCAATAATTCCACTAAAATTAAAGACGTTACAAAATATGCAAGATTTGCCAAATATAAGGAACATGTAAAAACAGAACCTGTAGGTCAGTTGCTGCCTAATGGTTATGGTCTATATGATGTTTTGGGCTTGGTGGAAGAACACGTTCTTTTAGAAGATCACAATTGGTTAAGACCTAATTCCTATATAATGATTAATCCAGGTGGACCTGAGAGAGCGGAAATATGCCGTCCAGGAGATTGTCCATATTGTTTAAAAGAAGGCGAAAATTGTCCGTCTTGTTTGAAGGGTGGAGGCCTTTTTCACGATTGGAAAAGGATAAACTATAGTTATCGTTCTGAGGATCGATATACAGGTTATTCCGGCGGTTTCCGCCTAATCCGCAACATCGGCAATAACGCCAAATGGAAACTTTAAAAATTATTTTACGCAAAAATACTGAGCCAAAATCCTCGTTCGTGCGTGTTAATGTAGTAGGGGCGTGTTCAAAACGCTCCGATTCACGTAATCAGAGGATAAAATGGGCGTTCAAAATAAAAGATGTATAGACCCGGTTCTTGAAAAACTTGGACTTGGGCATTTTTTCCATGGAAATAAACCGTTAGTTTGGATTGTTGACGATTCGACTTGTACGTCATTATGCGAAGATGTTGCCCCGTATAATGCCGAAGAAAGCGACCTTTCGCAATATTTTGTCAAGGAAGGTGAATTTGGTCCTTACGCAAGCCTTCTGTATGACAAAACTTTCAAGAAGACGTTTTCACCAGATACGCATCGAGGAAAACGCAATTTGTTGAATCTGCTGAACGATATGCTTGAGGGGCAGATCCCGCAAAAGATTATGGATGTAGCTTCGCAACAGCCGGAACTCAATGATTCCGGTAGCAAGGATTCCAAATCGTCAATCCTAGATTTGCATTGCCGCGATGAGCGGGATAATCTTATCGAAATTGAGGTGCAGATTCAGCGTGAAACGAATTTCTTGAAGCGCTTGGTGTTTTATTCAAGTCAGATGATTGTGCAACAGGGCGAACCCGGTCCCGACTGGGATTACGATGTCAAGCCGGTCTATGTGATTTCTTTTGCTCGTTTTCGGGTATTTGATGACAATCGGCCGCTTCACCGTGCCGGACTTCTTGATTATGAAACCTCCGAACGGCTAGTTGATTGTGCAAATTTCACGATTGTGGAACTTCCGAAGGTCGCTAGGATGATTCGCAAGAGTGATTCGGAGGTTGCCAAGTGGATGTTTATTTTTCGCTATTTGCACCGCCTTAAGGAACTTCCCCCAGCTCTAAAAACGGAAAAGTTCGAGGGCTTGCTTCCGTATGCTAAACTAGCTAGATTTAATAAAAAGGAACTAAAAAGGTACAGGTATATTATGCACTTGAAATGGGACAGATACGCTCAACAGTTGGCTTTTGCGGAAGATAACCCTGATTTCGTGAATAAAATCAGGCAAGAAACGCTTGATGCCGTGAGAAAAATTATGCAAAAGAAAAAGCTTTCTCCTGATGTTATAAAGGAATGCCTTGATTATTCGTCATCAAATGGATAGAAACGGCAGGCTTTAAGTCTGCCGAAAGAAGGTCAACGAAAAACGCCTCCGACTAAGTCGGGGGCGAAATTTTATTGTCATTCTCCGTTAGGAGAATCAAGGCGTTTCCCCTTGTTTAATTCATAAATCCGGCAAAGATGTTGTTGCTCAGGAACGGTACAAAGCCGAGGAGGATTACCGCGATGCTCAGCAAAATGATGACTTCGCGCTGGCGCTTGGTGAGGCGGAGCGGATTCAGATGTCCGTCAGGTTCATCGACCCAGGCAGCCTTGATGAGCTGCAAGTAGTAGAAGAGCGCAATGACGTTGTTCAAAACGGCGAATGCCACGAGTGCGTAATGTCCAGTCGAAGCGCCGCTGAAGAACAGGTGGAACTTGCCAAAGAAACCGGCGAGAGGCGGGATGCCTGCCAAGCTGAACATCGAAATCGCAAGGGCGATGGCGAGGCTCGGGTTTTGCTTTGAAAGTCCGCGGAGCGACTGGAATGTTTCTTCGCGGTGATGCCCGATGATGCCGAATACGAAGAATGCAAGGTAGTTGGAAACCGCATAGACAAAGAGGTAATAGATGATTGCTGTCTTTGCTGTTGTTGCAGGGCCTAGCAAGGCGATCATGATGTAGCCTGCCTGAGCGATAGAGCTGTAAGCCATGAAGCGGCGGAGGCGGCTCTGCTTTAATGCACCGAGGTTACCGACAAAGAGCGTGACGCCTGCGAGGAGCGCAATGAGCGGAGCCATCTTGTCTTGAATCGGGGAGAGCGGGCCATAGACGAGCACGACGAGGAATGCAATGGCGGTTGCTTTCGAGGTCACGGAAAGCACTGCGGTTACCGGCGTCGGAGCGCCTTCGTAAACGTCCGGAGCCCAGGTGTAGAACGGAAACAGCGTGAGCTTGAATCCGATTCCGCAGAAGAGGAACAGCACGGCAATCCACAAGAGCGGGCTAGAACCGCTTGCAACAGCGGCCTGGATTTCGTTGAAGTGGAGGCTTCCGGAGAAACCGTAGAGGTAGCTGAATCCAAACAGTTCAAATGCTGTGGCGACAGATCCCATCAAGATGTACTTGGTAGCAGCTTCGGAACCGTACTGGTCGCGTTTGTTCCAGGCGGCGAGTGCGTACATTGGGATGGTCGCGATTTCGAGGCCGAGGAAGAACGTGAGCAAGTCGCATGCGCTCACGACCGTGAATCCTCCGAACGTCGCAAATGCGATGGCGCCGATGAATTCGGCAATCTGGTGCATAGGCGGCTTCTTGTCGGCGCCGTGTTCAAAGTAGTCCTTGGAAAGCCACATGCCAAGCAGAGCGCTCACCATGAGCACTTCGCGCATAAGCACGCCAAAGTCGTCCACTTTCCAGTTGCAGATAAAGAACTTGCCGTTGCCGCTCGCGAGCGGGATGAAGTTCAGCAAGAAGAAAATGGCGATAAAGCCGATGTTTGCCATACGCCAAGGGACTTTGGATTGTGTAGTCACGAAAAGGCGTATCCCAATCACGACGAACGGGAAAATCAGCAGCAAAACGTCAGGTAGAATGAAGTTTGGAATTGCAAAATTTGTCATAATTAAACCTACTATAAACCTGCCGATGAAATCTTTTCAAAGATTGGTGCAATGCTCTGGTCCAGAAGTTCCGAAATCCAGCCGGGGCAAACACCAATGAACAACAAGCAGGCAACGAGAACGACAATGACCAACTTTTCGCGGAAGCTTCCATCTGTGAGGCCTTCGTATTTCTGCGGGAGCGGACCGTGAAGCATACGGTTTGCCGTTTGCAAAATGTAGACGGCGGTCGTTGTGATGGAGAGAATGGCGAGTATCGTCACGATGCGCGTGAGCGTGGAATCTTGCTGGAACGCTCCAATGAAGATGGTGCTTTCGGCAATGAATCCGCTAAAGCCCGGGAGGCCTAGCCCTGCAAAACCGGCAAGCACAAAGCCTACGCCGAGGAAGGGCATCTTGCGCATGATACCGCCCATTTCCGTGATATCGCGGGTGTGGGTGCGTTCGTAAATCATGCCGATGGTCGCGAAGAAGAGGCCTGTCAAGAATCCATGAGAAATCATCTGGAGGCTAGCACCGCGAAGTCCAATCGGCGTGAGGGCTGCAAGGCCTAAGAAGATGAGACCCAAGTGGCTGATGGAGCTGTAAGCGGTGATATACTTGAGGTCCTTGTGGCGGATGGCGATGAACGGGCCGAGAACCACGTTAAAGATGAGGAGTGCTACAACGTACGGGAGCCAAATCTTGGCGGCTTCGGGCATGAGGAACATGGCCACGCGGAGGCATCCGTAAGCACCCATTTTCATCATCACGCCGGCGGCGAGCATCGAAACGGCTGTCGGTGCGGCGGAGTGGCCGTCCGGACTCCAGAAGTGGAACGGGAAGAGCGAACTCGAAACGGCGAATCCCATGAACATGAGCGGGAATGCCCACATCTGGAAATCCATCGGGAGAGTCGTCTTTGCAATTTCAATGAGGTTCCAGCTTGTAGCGCCACTTTCGAAGTAAAGTCCGAAGAGCGTTGCAAGAATCATCGAAGAGCCAAATGCGAGCGTCAATGTGAGCTTTTTACCACCGTAGTCGCGCTTGCCACTGCCGTAGCAGGCAATCATCAAGTACATGCAGAGTGCTTCCATTTCGTAGAACACAAAGAAAAGCACCAGGTCAAAGCTCATGTACACGCCGTAAACGCTTGTTGCCAAGAGCTGGATAAGTGCAAAGAAAATCTTCTGATTCCCTTTGATCTTGAGGCTTACGAGCACGCCTGCCCAGACGATAAACGCCGTGAGCGCAAGCAACAGCATGTTGAGACCGTCCGCGCCGACAATGTAGTGGGCATTGAACATCGAGAGCCACGGGATGTCCGTGAAGAATCGGAGCGCAAGCGGTGCGGCTGCCGGATCCGTCGGAGTTCCCGAGAGAGCGTAGATAGCGTAAGTCAAGTAGCAGACAATTGCAAGGACAATCGTTGCCGACGTGACGTGGATGGTTCGGAGCGTCTTTTCGTACGTGGCGGGAATCAGTACGCAGGCGAGAACCGTTAAGAGGGGGAGGACCCAAATGGAGTTAAAAAGTATTGTATTCATGGGTGCGCCTTACAGGGGAAGCTGGCCGAAGAATCGCCAAAGGAGAACGCCAACAATCAAAGTACCCAAGTAGAACGGCAAGTAGCCGGCTTGGGCAAAACGGACCAAGTCACCGAGCTTGTGGACAAACCAGACCGTAAAGGCGAGGAGTCCTTCAATCACGTAATCGTTGAATGCGCGGGCGACACATGCGATACCGCCAAAGATAAACTGGCGGACGACGGCGTAGTACATTTCATCGAAGTAGAACTTGTGGTAAATGACTTTGTAGATGCCGCTGCGGTTGGTTTCGTCGAGGGCGCGTTTCACTTTTGCCCACGGGCTTGCGTAAAGCGCCCAGGCAATTACGAGAGCGACAAGGGCAATGCCAACGGCGACAAACGGGAGCCAATCAGCATGGTCGAGCTTGACGAGCTGCGGAACGTTCATCTGGCCCGGAACAAAGAACTCTTCGAAAATTCTCTTGCCGAGGACACCGCTTAAGAATGCCGGAATGGCAAGAATTGCAATCGGGAGTGTCATCGCGAAATCTTCGTGCACATGGCCAGCCTTGACGCCTTCGTGACGCGGTTCGCCATGGAACGCCAGGAAGAACAGACGGAACATATAGAACGTCGTGAGGCCGCTCGTGAGGAGTGCAAGCCCAAAGACAACGTAATGGTGCCCTTGGAATGCGGCGAGAATGATTTCGTCCTTGGAGAAGAATCCGGAGAACGGCGGAATGCCCGAAATCGCGAGAATCGAAATAAGCGTGCAAACGTAAGTGAGCTTCATCTTCTTGCCGAGACCGCCCATGGCATCGAGATCGTTTGTACCGACCTGATGAATAAGGCTACCGGCGATGAGGAACAAGCTGCACTTGAAGAAGGCGTGCGTAAAGATGTGGAATGTCGAAGCGGTCCAACCAGTAACGGCGACGACTTGACCTATTTTGCAAGCGCCAAGTGCAAACATCATGTAACCGAGCTGCGAAAGCGTGGAGTAGGCGAGGATGCGCTTGATGTCTTTTTGCGTGCAAGCGATGACGGCTGCAAAGACCATCGTGAAGGCGCCAACCCACATGATGAGCGTGAGGGCGTTATCGCAAATGGCAAAGAACGGGAAGAGTCGAGCGACAAGGTAAACGCCTGCGACGACCATCGTTGCACTGTGAATGATAGAGCTGACGGGTGTCGGACCTTCCATGGCGTTCGGGAGCCAGATATGCATCGGGAACATGGCGGACTTGCCCCAGCCACCGGTGAAAATCAAGATGGAGCCGAGAACGAGCGCTTCGGACTTTGGAATTGTCACAAGGCCGAGGTTGATGAACTGCTTCTGGAAATCAATGAGGTTGAGCGAATTGAGCGTCGAAAAGTCAAAGCTTCCGACGACGTAGCTCACAAGCACAATGCCGAGCAAGAAGAAGCTATCGGCAAAGCGGGTGAGGATGAACGCCTGCTTGGAGGCGCTCACAGCGCTTGGCTTGTGGTACCAGAAGCCGATGAGCAAGTAACTTGAAACGCCGACGAGTTCCCAGAAGATGAACATCTGGAAAAGGTTTGTCGCAATGACGAGCCCGAGCATGCTAAAGCTGAACAGCGAGAGCAGTGCAAAGAAACGTCCGGCGGCACGGTCTTCGCGCATGTAGCCGATGCTGTAGATGTTCACCATGAAGCTGATGAACGTGACGACCACGAGCATCATCACGGAGAGCGGATCTACGAGCATACCGATTCTTGCGACCAAATCCCCGATGAACGGGATAAACGTATGGTCGAACAGAATTGCCTTTTGCGGTGCAAAGTCCGAGCTGAAGTAGTGGAATGCGAGTGTGCCTGCGGCGGCAAATGCAAGACCGTTGCAGACGACTGCGAAAATCGCAGCAGCCTTAGCGCACTTGTTTCCGAGGAAAAGCCCGTTCACGACAAACGTGAGGAGCGGGAGCAAAAGAATCAAATAACCGAGAGTGATATCATCAATCATGGAGATCCCTCAACTGGTCAACGTCAAGACTCTTGTGGCGGCGATACATGGTCACGATAATCGCAAGGGCGATGGCCATTTCGCAAGCCGTCACGGCAATGACAAAGATACTGAACAGAGCGCCTGCGGTCGCATCGTGTGCGGTGAAGTAGGCAAAACTGATAAAGTTGATGTTTGCTGCATTCAGCATGAGCTCAATGGAAATAAGCATGCCGATGAGATGGCGGCGGCGCATCAGGCCCCAGACGCCAATCCCGAACAGCAAAAATGCGAGAATCAAGCAATTCAGAAGGTTCATTTGCTAGCCTCCTCTTCGGCATCTTCCTTGGTGCGGCGGGCGACCGTGATAGCGCAAATGAGCGTCATCAAGAGGAGCACGCTCACGATTTCAAACGGGATGATGAATCCGTTCGGATCGTTACCGAGCAAGCGCAAGGCGAAGTTCTGGAGTGAAGAATAGTCGGCGGGGGAGTTCACGATGCCGCTTGCCAAGTCCGGAGTCGGCAGCACGCATTTGACCATCACGAATACAAACGCGATGGAAAGCGCAAATGCGGTGAACACTCGCGGAATCTTTGTGGTAAACGCGTCTTCTCCCAAATGGCTTGTGAGGAGAATCGTAAACACCACGAAAATCACGACACCGCCCACGTAAACCATCACCTGGGCAAGTGCAATGAATTCGGCATGCATAAGCATGTAGAGAATGGCGGTCGTGACAAAGCTAAAGATGAGGAACACAGCGCTTTGCAGGATGTTTTTCACGGCAACGCAACAAACCGCCGTCATTAAAATCACGAATGCGACGACATAGAACGCAATGTCCATGCCTCCCATTGGGAATGATAAAGGCAAATCCGGGAACATTAACCTTGTCCCTCCTTCTTATTTAAAATCATTTCAAGATCGTTCGGGTCGGTTGTCGCAACTTCGAAAGCGGGACTCATGCGGATGGCTCCAAACGGGCAGGCTTCTACGCAGAGGCCACATTGGGTGCAACTGGCGAAGTGGTACACGTAACGTCCGAGAACCTTCTTGCCTGCAATGTTCTTTGTGGCAAGCACGTTGATGGAGGCGTTCGGGCAGGCGCGTTCGCACATGCCGCAAGCGGTGCAGCGGTTGTTGCCGTCTGCATCTTCGATCATCTCGAGGCGGCCGCGGTAGCGGTCGTGCATTTTAAGCGTCTTGCGGTTTTCGGGGTACTGTTCCGTAACGATGCGCTTAGGATTGAAAAAATACTTGAGCGTCACGGACAATCCGCAAATAAGGCTCCACGGACCCGTAATGCAACGCTTCAGGTAGCGTTTAATGTATTGAAGAGTTGAAATATTTTCGTTCATACTAACCACCAATTGCGATAAAGGCTGCGCCAGCGACGAGCAAAACCAGATTTACCGGCAAAAGGAATTTCCATTCAAAGTCCATGAGCTGGTCCACGCGCGGGCGCACAAACGTCCAGCGGACCATCATGTAGCACCAAACCATAAAGTAAATCTTCGCGAAGAACCACACGACGCCAGGCACCATCTTCAAAACGTTGTCGATAGCGTCAATGCCGATGCACGGCGGGAAGAATCCACCGAGGAAGCATGTGGTTGCGAGTGCGGAGTTCGTGATGAGCGCGATGTATTCGGCGAGGTAGAACATGGCAAACGGGGTGCCATTGTATTCCGTGTGGTAGCCACCTGTGAGTTCCTGTTCTGCTTCGGCAATGTCGAACGGAGCGCGGTTCATTTCGGCGGTACTGGAAATAAAGAACAAGATGAAGGCAATGAAACCGAGGACTGGAATCTTGAAAATCCACCAGTCAAAAATCGTTCCTTCCTGGCCCATCGTAATGCTCATGAGGTTCGTAGAACCAGAAATCATGACGACGAACAGGAGAATCATCGCAAACGAGATTTCGTAGCTGATCATCTGGGCGCCACTGCGG
The DNA window shown above is from Fibrobacter sp. UWB2 and carries:
- a CDS encoding SUMF1/EgtB/PvdO family nonheme iron enzyme, which codes for MVNVLKITISVLCMLLCMACSDKEPSAEELLNNPQRNVVLNRDSLGAEYWLEVEKNETVQICLDSRVREWKTSLTSKIVNDSCFAFIVPTLIGVNSIHVKFPDSDSAYKINLAVGMKYLDFKNEEILYGKDLYQAFDKDEKIVSVTGTYLVDEYPVTNCEITQLMWDEIPLNPKDHQIEKEWSERKKSSMRNEKCDAHDSAANMISLYMAMKYANARSIREGLKPYYKFSATKYRNIKIIEPESGEYDDSIINPRYQYVAIHYRDYTKQRKGPRHQYVIMSYDFSNHKEKAILVSIDSTSDGYRLPYYDEWMMLARGGEKKAMTPWCNNSTKIKDVTKYARFAKYKEHVKTEPVGQLLPNGYGLYDVLGLVEEHVLLEDHNWLRPNSYIMINPGGPERAEICRPGDCPYCLKEGENCPSCLKGGGLFHDWKRINYSYRSEDRYTGYSGGFRLIRNIGNNAKWKL
- a CDS encoding Rpn family recombination-promoting nuclease/putative transposase, which encodes MGVQNKRCIDPVLEKLGLGHFFHGNKPLVWIVDDSTCTSLCEDVAPYNAEESDLSQYFVKEGEFGPYASLLYDKTFKKTFSPDTHRGKRNLLNLLNDMLEGQIPQKIMDVASQQPELNDSGSKDSKSSILDLHCRDERDNLIEIEVQIQRETNFLKRLVFYSSQMIVQQGEPGPDWDYDVKPVYVISFARFRVFDDNRPLHRAGLLDYETSERLVDCANFTIVELPKVARMIRKSDSEVAKWMFIFRYLHRLKELPPALKTEKFEGLLPYAKLARFNKKELKRYRYIMHLKWDRYAQQLAFAEDNPDFVNKIRQETLDAVRKIMQKKKLSPDVIKECLDYSSSNG
- a CDS encoding NADH-quinone oxidoreductase subunit N is translated as MTNFAIPNFILPDVLLLIFPFVVIGIRLFVTTQSKVPWRMANIGFIAIFFLLNFIPLASGNGKFFICNWKVDDFGVLMREVLMVSALLGMWLSKDYFEHGADKKPPMHQIAEFIGAIAFATFGGFTVVSACDLLTFFLGLEIATIPMYALAAWNKRDQYGSEAATKYILMGSVATAFELFGFSYLYGFSGSLHFNEIQAAVASGSSPLLWIAVLFLFCGIGFKLTLFPFYTWAPDVYEGAPTPVTAVLSVTSKATAIAFLVVLVYGPLSPIQDKMAPLIALLAGVTLFVGNLGALKQSRLRRFMAYSSIAQAGYIMIALLGPATTAKTAIIYYLFVYAVSNYLAFFVFGIIGHHREETFQSLRGLSKQNPSLAIALAISMFSLAGIPPLAGFFGKFHLFFSGASTGHYALVAFAVLNNVIALFYYLQLIKAAWVDEPDGHLNPLRLTKRQREVIILLSIAVILLGFVPFLSNNIFAGFMN
- a CDS encoding NuoM family protein, whose amino-acid sequence is MNTILFNSIWVLPLLTVLACVLIPATYEKTLRTIHVTSATIVLAIVCYLTYAIYALSGTPTDPAAAPLALRFFTDIPWLSMFNAHYIVGADGLNMLLLALTAFIVWAGVLVSLKIKGNQKIFFALIQLLATSVYGVYMSFDLVLFFVFYEMEALCMYLMIACYGSGKRDYGGKKLTLTLAFGSSMILATLFGLYFESGATSWNLIEIAKTTLPMDFQMWAFPLMFMGFAVSSSLFPFHFWSPDGHSAAPTAVSMLAAGVMMKMGAYGCLRVAMFLMPEAAKIWLPYVVALLIFNVVLGPFIAIRHKDLKYITAYSSISHLGLIFLGLAALTPIGLRGASLQMISHGFLTGLFFATIGMIYERTHTRDITEMGGIMRKMPFLGVGFVLAGFAGLGLPGFSGFIAESTIFIGAFQQDSTLTRIVTILAILSITTTAVYILQTANRMLHGPLPQKYEGLTDGSFREKLVIVVLVACLLFIGVCPGWISELLDQSIAPIFEKISSAGL
- the nuoL gene encoding NADH-quinone oxidoreductase subunit L, whose product is MIDDITLGYLILLLPLLTFVVNGLFLGNKCAKAAAIFAVVCNGLAFAAAGTLAFHYFSSDFAPQKAILFDHTFIPFIGDLVARIGMLVDPLSVMMLVVVTFISFMVNIYSIGYMREDRAAGRFFALLSLFSFSMLGLVIATNLFQMFIFWELVGVSSYLLIGFWYHKPSAVSASKQAFILTRFADSFFLLGIVLVSYVVGSFDFSTLNSLNLIDFQKQFINLGLVTIPKSEALVLGSILIFTGGWGKSAMFPMHIWLPNAMEGPTPVSSIIHSATMVVAGVYLVARLFPFFAICDNALTLIMWVGAFTMVFAAVIACTQKDIKRILAYSTLSQLGYMMFALGACKIGQVVAVTGWTASTFHIFTHAFFKCSLFLIAGSLIHQVGTNDLDAMGGLGKKMKLTYVCTLISILAISGIPPFSGFFSKDEIILAAFQGHHYVVFGLALLTSGLTTFYMFRLFFLAFHGEPRHEGVKAGHVHEDFAMTLPIAILAIPAFLSGVLGKRIFEEFFVPGQMNVPQLVKLDHADWLPFVAVGIALVALVIAWALYASPWAKVKRALDETNRSGIYKVIYHKFYFDEMYYAVVRQFIFGGIACVARAFNDYVIEGLLAFTVWFVHKLGDLVRFAQAGYLPFYLGTLIVGVLLWRFFGQLPL
- the nuoK gene encoding NADH-quinone oxidoreductase subunit NuoK, encoding MNLLNCLILAFLLFGIGVWGLMRRRHLIGMLISIELMLNAANINFISFAYFTAHDATAGALFSIFVIAVTACEMAIALAIIVTMYRRHKSLDVDQLRDLHD
- a CDS encoding NADH-quinone oxidoreductase subunit J — protein: MFPDLPLSFPMGGMDIAFYVVAFVILMTAVCCVAVKNILQSAVFLIFSFVTTAILYMLMHAEFIALAQVMVYVGGVVIFVVFTILLTSHLGEDAFTTKIPRVFTAFALSIAFVFVMVKCVLPTPDLASGIVNSPADYSSLQNFALRLLGNDPNGFIIPFEIVSVLLLMTLICAITVARRTKEDAEEEASK
- a CDS encoding NADH-quinone oxidoreductase subunit I gives rise to the protein MNENISTLQYIKRYLKRCITGPWSLICGLSVTLKYFFNPKRIVTEQYPENRKTLKMHDRYRGRLEMIEDADGNNRCTACGMCERACPNASINVLATKNIAGKKVLGRYVYHFASCTQCGLCVEACPFGAIRMSPAFEVATTDPNDLEMILNKKEGQG
- a CDS encoding complex I subunit 1 family protein; this encodes MFVPSVTHPIGDFVREWVPRLAEYLPANIQSEDLNSVVAFLINAVICIIAVCVVNIGSAPILIYMERKVCAHVQCRLGPMRLGWHGTIQTIADVIKMLFKEVYAPSGADKLMFYLAPLIVLIAPFIVCALIPFDKNLVVADVSMGIPLIIAVNGFGVLGILLGGWSSNNKYSLLGALRSGAQMISYEISFAMILLFVVMISGSTNLMSITMGQEGTIFDWWIFKIPVLGFIAFILFFISSTAEMNRAPFDIAEAEQELTGGYHTEYNGTPFAMFYLAEYIALITNSALATTCFLGGFFPPCIGIDAIDNVLKMVPGVVWFFAKIYFMVWCYMMVRWTFVRPRVDQLMDFEWKFLLPVNLVLLVAGAAFIAIGG